The Couchioplanes caeruleus sequence CCTTTAGAGGGTGGGTGTCACGGTGAGTTGCCCCCGTTGTGCTGCTCAGGTCCGGCCGCCGGACCTGATGCACAGTGAATGGCGCTGCGACAACTGTGGCGACGTCCACCCGTTTCACGTGGCCGACCACATCGGGCCGGAGATCCTCGACAGCGCCCTGCGCCAGCCCGTTCGATCCGTCGGGCGCATGCCCCTGTGGTGTCCTTGGCCGCTTCCGACCGGCTGGATGGTCACCGGCGTCGGCTGGGCGGGTGACGATCGATCGGGTGTCAGCGCGACCGCGCTCTCCTGCAGCGGCCCGGATCCGCTCGGCGGCGGGCCGGCCGACCTGGTGTTGATCGCCGAGCAGCCCGGTGTCGGGCTCGGCACGCGCTTCGCCGGCATTCCCGGCATCGATCCGGGTTATCTGATCGCCGAGGCGCTCGGCGACGGCGGTGGGCGACCCGGTCCGCACGCCAAGATCAAGGCAGGTGGGCATCCGACTCCACTGTGGTGCGTCAAGTCCCCGGAGGACCGAAGCGCCTACGTGAGTGAGGCCAAAGGAATGTGGCTCTATGCGGTAGCGTGGCCCGCAAGCGCGGGCTACTTCCTCGCCGAGCATGTCGTGCTGCACGACCTGTCCGACGGGATTCCGCCCGAGCTCGTGTACGGAGCGCCGTCGCCCTACCTGCACGGCAGGGTCTGACCTTTTCGGCTGACCTGCGGGACCGGTATCGGCTTTTCGGACACAATGTTCACACTGAGCAGCGAAACTGATACCGTGAGTGTTGCCGCGGCGTCGACCGTACCCGCAACGGAGGAGCAGGCCCGCCATGATCAAGAAGGTTCTCACCTGGCTTGGCATCGCATTCTTGATCTTCTTCATTGCGTTCAACCCGAACTCGGCCGCGGCCGTCTTCGAGTCGCTCGGTTCCACCATCGGAGACATCGCCCGCGGTTTCGGAACGTTCTTCACCAACCTCGTCGCTTAACATCGGCGCATGGGTCCTGGTGAGCCGCGGCAACCTGATGGTGAGGGTGCGCGCCGCCCTCAGGACGACGACGAGAACTTCGGCTACAACGATCCCGCCTTCCGAGACGACGGTCCGGAGTATGCGCGGGGGCGGGCCTCAGCGGACGGTCCCGGCTATTCGCCCAGCGCAGGGTACTCAGCGGACGCCGGCTACTCGCCGAGCGCGGCCTTCGGCGACGACTACGAGACGCGTCAGCAGGAGCGCTACCGGGATCCCGGCGAGTACGAGCCCCCCGTCTTCACCCAGGAAGAGCTGGAAGGACTCGGCGGAGACAGCGCGGGCGTCCCGGGTGGACCCCGCCGCGTACTGCCGCTCGAGGACGAGCCGACCACACTGGTCTCCCGCTATCTCTTCCCGACCGAGCGCTATCGCGGCGAGTGGAAGCGGCACTGGATCCATCTCTCCACACCGCTGCTGATCGGGATCGGCGCCACGCTGCTGCTCGGTTACCTCGCCGGCTTCCTGACCCGGCAGAACATCGACGGCCTGGTCACTGCCGCGGTGCTGATCTGGCTGGGAGTGATGGGCTGGGTCGCGTGGAAGGTCGGCGATTGGTATTTCGACCGCTTCATCCTCACGAACAAGCGCGTGATGGTGGTCAACGGCATCATCACCCGCCGGGTCGCGATGATGCCGCTGCTCCGGGTCACCGACATGAAATATGAGCAATCCGCGCTCGGCCGGATGCTGAGCTATGGCACGTTCGTGCTGGAGTCGGCGGGCCAGGACCAGGCGCTGCGTGAGGTCAAGCACCTGCCCAACCCCAACGAGCTCTACCTGCGAGTCGTGGAGGAGATGTACGAGCCGCAGGCGGTCGAGGCCCGGCTGGGCAAGGACGGTGACGCGGGCGACGATGCCTGACGTCCGTACGAAATCTTCGGCGACCACCCGATAGCGTCTGGCGAGTGACCAGAATCGACCTGCACTGCCATTCGACCGCCAGTGACGGCACACTGACCCCGGCCGAACTGGTCCTTGCCGGGGTCGAGGCGGGTCTGGACGTGATGGCCATCACTGATCACGACACCACCGGCGGGTGGGCGGAAGCCGCGGCGGCGCGGCCTGCAGGCCTGACTCTGGTACGCGGCGCCGAGCTCTCCTGCCGCTGGTACGGAGTGGAACCGGCGATCCCGCTGCACCTGCTCGCGTACCTGTTCGATCCGGCGGAGCCCCGGCTCGCCGCCGACCTCGCGCGGCTGCGCAGCGACCGTGAGCAGCGGGCCGAGAAGATCGTCGACCTGTTGCGTGCCGACGGGGTGGACATCAGTTGGCCCGAGGTCAGTGGCTATGCGGCCGGGGGCTCGGTCGGGCGTCCGCACATCGCCCAGGCGCTGATCCGTGCCGGGCTGGTCCGGACGACCAATGAGGCGTTCGCCTCGCGCTGGCTGGGCGCGCGCTACTTCGTACCCAAGGCTGATCTTGATGTTTTCGAGGCCGTGCGGGCGGTGCGGGAGGCGGGCGGGGTGACCGTGTTCGCCCATCCGAACGCCACGATCCGGGGCCGGATCGTGCCGGACAAGCTGATCGTGGACCTGGCCGGGGAGGGCCTTTTCGGACTCGAGGCCGACCACGAGGACCACACGCCGGAGCAGCGGGCGCACGTGCGGGCGCTCGCCGACGAGCTCGGCCTGGTCGTCACCGGATCGTCGGATTTCCACGGTACGCACAAGACCGTGCGGCTCGGGGCCTTCACGACCGAGCTTGCCGCGTACGGGAAAATCGTGGCCGCCGCGACCGGAGTGCCCATCCTGGGGTGACGGTTCTCGCAGTTCAAGGCGGTTCTCCGCCGCGCCGCCTAGGTTGAGCGCGTGGATCTTAAGTTGTTCGGCGAGGTCTTCGTGACCCTCCTGGTGATCGTCGACCCCCCGGGCATGGTGCCCGTCTTCCTCGCCCTGACCCGCACGCTGCCGTCCAAGGAACGTACGCGGGCGGGCACCCAGGCGGTTCTGCTCGCGCTCGGCGTGATCGTCGGCTTCGCGGTCGCGGGGAAGACGCTGCTCGACTATCTGCACGTCCAGCTCCCCGCTCTGCAGGGCGCGGGCGGCCTGCTCCTGATCCTCGTGGCGTTGCAGTTGCTCACGGGCAAGGCGGACGAGTCGTCGGAGCAGGGCGGTACGACCAATGTGGCGCTGGTGCCGATCGGCACCCCGCTGTTGGCCGGACCGGGCGCGATCGTGGCGACGATGCTGTTCGTGCAGCGTGCGGACGGTGCGGTGGATTACACGATGATCGGCCTCGCCATCCTCGCGGTCATGTTCGCGGTGTGGCTGGTGCTCCGGTTCTCCGGCGGGATCGTCAAACTGCTACGGCCGGCCGGCATCGAGGTGCTGACCCGGATCGCCGGTCTGCTGTTGGCGGCCATCGCGGTGCAGCTCATCGCCGATGCGGTGGCGGCGTTCGTCAAGCTCTACGCCTGAGGCCGCCCGTCTTGCTCGAGGTCGCCCGCCTTGCTTCAAGGTCGCCCGTCTTTGAGGTCGCCCGTCCGGGCGGCGGTTTTGTCGGAGGGTCCTGGCAGGATTGAGCCGTGCCCAGGACCTCGCAGCGATCGGCCGCCGTACCCGAGCAGTTGGGGTTCGCCGGCATGCCCGAGCGCCTCTTCGTCTGCACGCCGAGCAGACTCGGTGCCTACGCCGACTGCCCGCGGCGTTACCGCTACAGCTACGTCGACCGGCCCAGTCCGCAGAAGGGGCCGCCGTGGGCGCACAACTCGCTCGGCGCGAGTGTGCACACGGCCCTCAAGAACTGGTATGCCCTGCCGGTCGCCCGCCGAGGCACCGACGCCCTGCCGGCGCTGCTGAAGGCGACATGGGTGCGCGAGGGCTATCGCGATGTCGACCAGGAGCGGATCACCTATCGCAAGGCCCTCGGGTGGCTCGAGACCTACGTCGCGGGGCTCGATCCGGAACAGGAACCGCTGGGCGTGGAGCGGGTGGTCGCCACCAAGACCGGAGTTCTCGCCTTCAACGGCCGGGCCGACCGCATCGACTCCCGCGCCGGCGAGGCCGTCATCGTCGACTACAAGACCGGCCGATCCGGCCTCGACGCGGACGACGCCCGCGGGTCACAGGCTCTTGCCCTTTATGCGTACGCGGCCCAGCGCGTGTTCCGCCGCCCCTGCCGTCGCGTGGAGCTGCACCATCTGCCCAGCGGCACCGTGGCGGCCCATGAGCACACCGAGGAGTCGCTGGCCCGCCAGGTCACCCGGGCGGAGGACACGGCCCGCGACATCATGGCGGCCGAGAAGGCGATCGCGGCCGGGGCGGATCCCGACGCGGAGTTCCCGACCAATCCCGGGACGTTGTGCGGGTGGTGCGATTTCCGGCGGACGTGCCCCGCGGGCGCGGAGGTGCAGGGCAAGGAGCCCTGGTCGGCCGTCGAACATCTGGAGCGCGCGGGGTAGGCGCTTGTTTCTTGGGTTGGTGCTTGCCCGGGCTGGTTCTTCGTTGGCTGGCGTTCGTCCGGCTTGGTTCTTCGAGGGCTGGCGTTTGCCCGGGCCGGTCTCCGTGGGCTGGCGTTTCTCTGGACCGATTCTCCGTCGGCTTGCGTTCGCCGGGTCGGTTTCTGGGCTTGGAGGCGGTCGGGTTCGCTAGGTGGAATCCGGGTTTGGGGCCGACAGAGTTCCGGCCGACTTGTGGTCAGGCCAGGCCGGCTCGTTGGAGGGCTTCGCGGCGCATCGGCGCGACGCGGTACCGCTCGGGTAAGGCGGCGAGCCCAGCCTTGATCAGCAGTCGGATCCCGCGCACGGAGAGGTCCGCCGACAGGTCGGTCGTCGGCCAGCCGAGGCCGCCGAACATCCTGCGTGCCCAGGGCGGCAGCATGGCGACCGCCGTGGCCGC is a genomic window containing:
- a CDS encoding DUF6758 family protein; translated protein: MSCPRCAAQVRPPDLMHSEWRCDNCGDVHPFHVADHIGPEILDSALRQPVRSVGRMPLWCPWPLPTGWMVTGVGWAGDDRSGVSATALSCSGPDPLGGGPADLVLIAEQPGVGLGTRFAGIPGIDPGYLIAEALGDGGGRPGPHAKIKAGGHPTPLWCVKSPEDRSAYVSEAKGMWLYAVAWPASAGYFLAEHVVLHDLSDGIPPELVYGAPSPYLHGRV
- a CDS encoding PH domain-containing protein, with amino-acid sequence MGPGEPRQPDGEGARRPQDDDENFGYNDPAFRDDGPEYARGRASADGPGYSPSAGYSADAGYSPSAAFGDDYETRQQERYRDPGEYEPPVFTQEELEGLGGDSAGVPGGPRRVLPLEDEPTTLVSRYLFPTERYRGEWKRHWIHLSTPLLIGIGATLLLGYLAGFLTRQNIDGLVTAAVLIWLGVMGWVAWKVGDWYFDRFILTNKRVMVVNGIITRRVAMMPLLRVTDMKYEQSALGRMLSYGTFVLESAGQDQALREVKHLPNPNELYLRVVEEMYEPQAVEARLGKDGDAGDDA
- a CDS encoding PHP domain-containing protein; translated protein: MTRIDLHCHSTASDGTLTPAELVLAGVEAGLDVMAITDHDTTGGWAEAAAARPAGLTLVRGAELSCRWYGVEPAIPLHLLAYLFDPAEPRLAADLARLRSDREQRAEKIVDLLRADGVDISWPEVSGYAAGGSVGRPHIAQALIRAGLVRTTNEAFASRWLGARYFVPKADLDVFEAVRAVREAGGVTVFAHPNATIRGRIVPDKLIVDLAGEGLFGLEADHEDHTPEQRAHVRALADELGLVVTGSSDFHGTHKTVRLGAFTTELAAYGKIVAAATGVPILG
- a CDS encoding MarC family protein, translated to MDLKLFGEVFVTLLVIVDPPGMVPVFLALTRTLPSKERTRAGTQAVLLALGVIVGFAVAGKTLLDYLHVQLPALQGAGGLLLILVALQLLTGKADESSEQGGTTNVALVPIGTPLLAGPGAIVATMLFVQRADGAVDYTMIGLAILAVMFAVWLVLRFSGGIVKLLRPAGIEVLTRIAGLLLAAIAVQLIADAVAAFVKLYA
- a CDS encoding RecB family exonuclease — translated: MPERLFVCTPSRLGAYADCPRRYRYSYVDRPSPQKGPPWAHNSLGASVHTALKNWYALPVARRGTDALPALLKATWVREGYRDVDQERITYRKALGWLETYVAGLDPEQEPLGVERVVATKTGVLAFNGRADRIDSRAGEAVIVDYKTGRSGLDADDARGSQALALYAYAAQRVFRRPCRRVELHHLPSGTVAAHEHTEESLARQVTRAEDTARDIMAAEKAIAAGADPDAEFPTNPGTLCGWCDFRRTCPAGAEVQGKEPWSAVEHLERAG